From Toxorhynchites rutilus septentrionalis strain SRP chromosome 2, ASM2978413v1, whole genome shotgun sequence, a single genomic window includes:
- the LOC129765721 gene encoding uncharacterized protein LOC129765721, whose product MTNKDLRMLQKKERQLRHVVDTIKEFVRNYHEGRDKPQLEARLTKLDEIYDSFCSTRAEIELLLEDIDGDDEYQEVDETVEAHDRRREKENEIILKSFINEYFSLKQSMQAFQSPAGSSSSTVLLSTPVQQFSAPAVRVKLPELKLPTFSGNLRDWLSFRDTFRNLIIDNSQLSDIDKFTYLRTSLTAEAFQEIGSIELTAANFSIAWNSLESRYENKKLLVKSHLDALFAINPIKKEGFENLNYVVSEFDKHLQMLDKLGESTTNWGTILGHMLTSKLDSSTLRMWETEHRSRDVPEFKKLLEFLKNHCIVLQSLGSRYIQSSETKKPLRNIISHAGVQTACSFCGDTQHRTFQCKKFTTMKVEERRNVVKANQLCFNCLSRGHMSRECSRGSCRICGQQHHTLLHLATHQSPPAQPAQPMRRLQMNPRHQQPFHTSPNVQSHNQPQNTNVFQHSTNRSTSTSLPIVSQSTHRQTPPPRDTPVSHNIALFANETKSSRSVLLATAVVVLEDQFGNNTHARALLDSGSQMCFMSENLSQKLKFKRSRELITVSGIGQSTKACNQSVIALVKSRISNFSMQEMFYVLPQVTVDLPASKIRTDSLNIPQEIDLADPHFNEPGAVDVILGAGLFFDLLKDEQMKLKGSNLTIRKTEFGWIVCGRTPEEHIHSRSVIANHTIERIDEILTRFWELESCRSKSTHSIEESICEATFDRTTLRDSSGRFIVT is encoded by the coding sequence ATGACGAATAAGGATCTCCGAATGCTCCAGAAAAAGGAGCGACAACTGAGACATGTGGTGGATACAATAAAGGAGTTTGTGCGAAATTATCATGAAGGTCGAGACAAGCCCCAACTGGAGGCTAGGTTGACCAAATTGGATGAGATCTACGATTCTTTCTGCAGTACTAGGGCAGAAATTGAACTTCTTCTGGAAGACATCGATGGTGATGATGAGTATCAGGAAGTTGATGAAACCGTAGAAGCTCatgatcgacgacgagaaaagGAAAATGAAATAATCCTCAAGAGTTTCATTAATGAATACTTCTCTCTGAAACAATCCATGCAAGCTTTTCAATCCCCAGCGGGATCTAGTTCATCTACAGTTCTTTTATCAACGCCTGTTCAACAGTTTTCAGCTCCGGCAGTGCGAGTCAAGCTGCCAGAGTTAAAACTTCCAACATTCAGTGGAAATTTGCGAGATTGGTTATCATTCAGGGATACTTTCCGTAATCTTATCATTGACAATAGCCAACTTTCTGACATTGATAAATTTACGTATTTACGTACGTCGTTAACAGCGGAGGCATTCCAGGAAATCGGATCGATCGAATTAACCGCGGCTAATTTTTCGATAGCGTGGAATTCGTTGGAATCTcgttatgaaaataaaaaattactgGTGAAATCCCACTTGGACGCCTTGTTTGCTATCAACCCCATCAAAAAGGaaggtttcgaaaatttgaacTATGTGGTCAGTGAATTTGACAAACACTTGCAAATGTTGGATAAACTTGGAGAATCCACTACGAATTGGGGTACGATTTTAGGCCACATGTTAACGAGTAAGCTAGACTCATCAACATTGCGAATGTGGGAAACAGAGCATCGATCTCGAGATGTTCCTGAGTTCAAGAAGTTGCTAGAGTTTCTAAAAAACCATTGCATCGTTCTTCAGTCTCTTGGTTCGAGATACATACAGTCATCAGAAACCAAAAAACCGCTACGCAACATTATCAGCCACGCTGGTGTTCAGACAGCTTGTTCATTCTGTGGAGACACACAACATCGAACATTCCAATGCAAGAAGTTTACGACTATGAAGGTGGAAGAGAGGAGAAATGTCGTAAAGGCGAATCAATTATGCTTCAATTGTCTTTCCAGAGGACACATGTCCAGAGAATGTTCACGAGGTTCCTGTCGCATCTGCGGACAGCAACACCATACTCTGCTGCACTTAGCAACACATCAAAGCCCACCAGCTCAACCAGCACAACCGATGAGACGACTTCAGATGAATCCACGTCACCAGCAACCGTTCCATACATCACCGAATGTGCAAAGTCATAATCAACCACAGAACACCAACGTTTTTCAACATTCAACCAATCGATCCACCAGCACTTCCTTACCCATTGTTTCTCAAAGCACGCACAGACAGACGCCACCTCCCAGAGACACTCCTGTAAGTCATAACATTGCCCTCTTTGCTAACGAAACCAAGTCATCACGATCGGTTCTACTTGCAACCGCAGTCGTGGTGCTTGAAGACCAATTTGGAAATAATACACACGCTAGAGCCTTGCTCGATAGCGGCTCTCAGATGTGTTTTATGTCTGAGAACTTGTCACAAAAGCTCAAATTCAAACGCTCTCGGGAACTCATTACCGTGAGTGGGATTGGACAGTCTACAAAAGCATGCAACCAATCTGTCATCGCACTTGTAAAATCTAGAATTTCGAACTTCTCAATGCAAGAAATGTTTTATGTTCTTCCACAAGTTACGGTGGATCTGCCAGCATCAAAGATTCGCACCGACAGCTTGAATATACCTCAAGAAATAGACCTTGCCGATCCACATTTTAATGAACCTGGCGCCGTTGATGTAATACTTGGTGCCGGTCTATTTTTCGATCTGCTGAAGGACGAACAAATGAAATTGAAGGGAAGCAATCTCACTATCCGGAAGACTGAATTTGGCTGGATAGTCTGTGGACGAACACCAGAAGAACATATTCATTCTAGATCAGTCATCGCAAACCATACCATCGAACGAATTGATGAAATATTAACACGCTTTTGGGAGCTGGAATCGTGTCGCTCGAAAAGCACACACTCCATCGAAGAATCGATATGTGAAGCTACATTTGATCGAACTACTCTTCGTGACTCTAGTGGAAGATTTATAGTCACATAA
- the LOC129765719 gene encoding uncharacterized protein LOC129765719: protein MYINFIEEYHRLGHMREVVTDDETSQQYFIPHHCIIKPESTTTKLRVVFDASCPSSTGVSLNDALMVGPTVQDDLISLILRFRFHRYALIADIEKMYRMVEVQQHDRRLQRIFWRNHPNEPIRVFELCTVTYGTASAPYLATKCLKRLAELDGAKFPDAAVVLASDFYVDDLMSGVDTTEDGVKLYHELTRLLKNGGITLRKWSSNNSTILDHIPHDMRDDRSSVDLESASTVIKTLGLVWEPRLDCFKFKVPLWNRTEVYKRTVLSDLARIFDRIGLISPIIIAAKIFVQDLWKQKLSWDDPLSSDLQSQWQKYRHSLIGLENLRIPRWLAFSKTCLSVELHGFCDASIKAYGACIYVRCTHIDGQITSNLLAAKSKVAPLDDQKRKKRSQTIPRLELSSALLLAHLYEIVSKSIRISARPFFLDRFNDCSLLVVIDPIEMASIRSE from the coding sequence ATGTATATTAACTTCATCGAGGAGTATCATCGTCTTGGACATATGAGAGAGGTAGTTACAGATGATGAAACTTCTCAGCAGTACTTTATTCCACATCATTGTATTATTAAACCTGAAAGCACCACAACGAAATTACGCGTTGTATTTGACGCTTCGTGTCCTAGTTCAACCGGAGTATCTCTCAATGATGCTTTAATGGTTGGACCCACTGTACAAGATGATTTGATTTCGCTCATTCTTCGGTTCAGGTTTCATCGGTATGCTTTGATTGCGgacattgaaaaaatgtatcgCATGGTTGAAGTTCAACAACATGATAGACGATTGCAACGTATATTTTGGAGGAATCATCCGAACGAACCAATTCGCGTGTTCGAATTGTGCACCGTGACATATGGTACAGCATCCGCCCCGTACCTGGCAACGAAATGTCTGAAGCGGCTCGCGGAACTCGATGGCGCGAAGTTTCCGGATGCCGCAGTTGTTCTCGCAAGTGACTTTTATGTAGACGATTTGATGTCTGGCGTCGACACCACGGAAGATGGTGTTAAATTATACCACGAGCTAACACGACTTTTGAAAAATGGTGGCATTACATTACGAAAGTGGAGTTCGAATAACTCAACAATACTCGATCATATTCCTCATGATATGAGAGACGATCGGTCATCCGTCGACTTAGAAAGTGCTAGTACCGTTATCAAAACACTGGGATTAGTCTGGGAGCCCAGATTGGACTGCTTTAAATTCAAGGTTCCCTTGTGGAATCGTACAGAAGTTTACAAAAGGACTGTCCTCTCTGATTTGGCTCGAATTTTCGATCGAATCGGATTAATTAGTCCAATAATAATCGCAGCCAAAATCTTCGTCCAAGACCTCTGGAAGCAGAAGCTTTCTTGGGACGATCCACTTAGTAGCGATCTACAATCTCAGTGGCAAAAATATCGCCACAGTTTAATTGGGTTAGAAAATTTGAGGATTCCCCGATGGTTAGCATTTTCCAAAACATGTCTGTCCGTTGAGCTCCACGGATTTTGTGATGCATCCATCAAGGCATATGGAGCCTGCATCTACGTTCGATGTACTCACATCGACGGACAAATCACTTCGAACCTGCTAGCTGCGAAGTCAAAAGTTGCACCGCTTGATGACCAGAAAAGAAAGAAGAGATCACAGACGATTCCACGACTAGAACTCTCCTCGGCATTACTTCTTGCTCATCTGTACGAGATAGTGTCGAAGAGCATCCGGATATCTGCTAGACCTTTTTTTTTGGACAGATTCAATGATTGTTCGCTATTGGTTGTCATCGATCCCATCGAGATGGCAAGCATTCGTAGCGAATAG